A window of the Butyricimonas virosa genome harbors these coding sequences:
- a CDS encoding RNA polymerase sigma-70 factor has translation MIGNDLNSDSFESLFKSHFGDLVGFVCSYVNDEEVAKDIVHDVFLVVLKNQKKLDTSYSLKSYLFTLSKNYALNYLKHLRVVAMNEREVVEALQNADEELDDYEQRMARLNEKLDELPEKQREVLMKCFVEGQTYKDVADVMGISVNSVKTHISRGLKFLRNELKGEMVMLFLLKRERV, from the coding sequence ATGATAGGAAATGATTTAAATAGTGATTCTTTTGAAAGTTTATTTAAATCCCATTTCGGGGATTTGGTCGGATTTGTGTGTAGCTACGTGAACGACGAAGAGGTGGCCAAGGACATTGTGCATGATGTGTTCCTCGTGGTGTTGAAGAATCAAAAGAAATTGGATACTTCTTATTCTTTGAAGTCCTACCTGTTCACCTTATCCAAGAATTACGCCTTGAATTATTTGAAACATTTGCGTGTCGTGGCTATGAACGAACGGGAAGTTGTTGAGGCGTTGCAGAATGCTGATGAGGAATTGGATGATTATGAACAACGTATGGCCCGCTTGAACGAGAAACTCGACGAATTGCCTGAAAAACAACGGGAAGTACTGATGAAATGTTTTGTTGAAGGCCAAACATACAAGGACGTGGCTGACGTGATGGGAATTAGTGTAAATTCGGTAAAGACTCATATTTCACGAGGATTGAAATTCCTGCGAAACGAGTTGAAGGGGGAAATGGTGATGTTATTCCTGCTGAAACGGGAACGAGTATAA
- a CDS encoding TolC family protein translates to MRKQNLRYMKWIGKMIILLFILNFQFSIFNCSAQRVSLDECLEKALESNFSIKIIRNEARMDKNNLNYSTFLPTLEGTAKQTQTRNDTKTENSVGEVNKMSDVKTDNYTAGVALNWRIFDGLEMFTTHEKQKELLAMGELAVQQAVENLILNVSAAYYNVLVQHHKLIAARHSLELSNERYDEARVRYKIGNRSGLEAQQAKIDLNTDSSTYVRQKEALKSAYITLNKLMNTDLQMVNYVQDTILLGPQLALGTLEQKTLKGNTTLLIAKKDQKISALDLKNARAVLFPTLDFNSGYNYNKTDTPSSSTTLNRSNGFYWGFSLNVPIFSRLQNRTKIKNAKLELENTELSYQEVEKETLGDLALMYNSYENNLLMVNFEIESASVAEANLDAALEKYKIGSLSGIEFREFQRSYIDAVDRKLSAIYQAKVSELSLLLLSGDIRDSFVLE, encoded by the coding sequence ATGAGAAAACAGAATTTACGATATATGAAATGGATAGGAAAAATGATCATTTTATTGTTCATTTTAAATTTTCAATTCTCGATTTTCAATTGTTCCGCGCAGCGTGTAAGTCTGGATGAATGTTTGGAAAAAGCCTTGGAATCAAATTTTTCCATTAAAATCATCCGGAACGAGGCTCGGATGGATAAGAATAATTTGAATTACTCGACTTTCCTACCGACATTGGAAGGGACTGCGAAACAGACACAGACCCGAAATGACACGAAGACCGAGAATAGCGTGGGAGAGGTGAATAAGATGTCGGATGTAAAAACGGATAACTACACTGCGGGGGTTGCTCTAAACTGGCGGATATTTGACGGGTTAGAGATGTTCACCACCCATGAAAAACAGAAAGAGTTATTGGCAATGGGCGAACTTGCCGTGCAGCAAGCCGTGGAGAACTTGATCTTGAACGTGAGTGCAGCTTATTATAACGTGCTGGTACAACACCATAAGTTGATAGCAGCACGTCATTCTTTGGAACTTTCGAATGAACGTTATGATGAGGCCAGAGTACGTTACAAGATTGGGAATAGATCCGGGTTAGAAGCTCAACAGGCAAAAATTGATTTGAACACGGATAGCTCTACCTACGTGCGGCAAAAGGAGGCTTTAAAAAGTGCCTATATCACGTTGAACAAATTGATGAATACGGATTTGCAAATGGTGAACTACGTGCAAGACACGATCTTGCTGGGGCCGCAACTAGCATTGGGTACCTTGGAGCAAAAAACTTTGAAAGGAAACACCACCTTGTTGATCGCTAAAAAAGATCAGAAAATTTCCGCGCTGGATTTAAAAAATGCCCGTGCCGTATTATTCCCGACGCTAGATTTCAATTCCGGGTACAACTATAACAAGACAGATACACCCTCTTCCAGTACCACGTTGAACCGGTCAAACGGTTTTTATTGGGGATTCTCGTTAAATGTTCCTATATTCAGCCGTTTACAAAACCGGACGAAGATCAAGAATGCCAAACTGGAATTGGAAAATACCGAACTTTCCTACCAAGAAGTAGAAAAAGAAACACTGGGAGATTTGGCGTTGATGTATAATTCCTATGAAAACAACCTGCTGATGGTAAATTTCGAGATTGAAAGTGCTAGTGTGGCTGAGGCCAATTTGGATGCGGCTTTAGAAAAATATAAGATCGGGTCGCTTTCCGGAATCGAATTCAGGGAATTTCAACGTAGTTACATTGATGCCGTCGACCGGAAGTTATCCGCTATCTACCAAGCAAAAGTTTCCGAATTATCGTTACTCCTTCTTAGCGGGGATATTCGAGACTCATTCGTGTTGGAGTAA
- a CDS encoding FecR family protein, translated as MDYKDDDIEFANRLLARREELNDEEVTAWLKEKDHVELLDEIAAIRQKLSRQSYGESGEEEFLYLEKSIYDRKSRRMTLRWSIAASIILLVGLFVGRTISGVRDIHEEQELAKSVMQPGTSKAILMMADGKEVVLEQGQNLNILLNERVRVATSSQGIVYEEHGKGMVTEEYNKLTTPVGGEYSLVLSDGTKVFLNADSELKYPVEFSDGKRIVDLKGEAYFEVHKDSLRPFIVRMNGAEVTVLGTSFNVNTYGDDGQIYTTLVNGSVRVASMKNKQEEILKPGMQSVMNVQSGLLTVRKVDVEPYVAWREGRFVFRAMTLDLIMRQLQRWYDFEVFYQNSELKDYEFRGVIKRDMDLDKVLSVIKATTNVDFEVKGKVITIIKR; from the coding sequence ATGGATTATAAGGATGATGATATAGAATTTGCCAATAGGTTACTTGCTCGGCGGGAAGAGTTGAATGACGAGGAAGTGACAGCATGGTTGAAAGAGAAAGATCATGTTGAGTTATTGGACGAGATTGCGGCAATCCGGCAAAAGTTGTCGAGACAAAGCTATGGAGAGAGTGGTGAGGAAGAATTCCTGTATTTAGAAAAGAGTATTTATGATCGGAAGAGTCGTCGGATGACTTTGCGCTGGTCGATTGCGGCTTCGATTATCTTGTTGGTGGGTTTATTCGTGGGACGTACGATAAGCGGGGTTCGGGATATACACGAGGAGCAAGAGTTGGCAAAGAGCGTGATGCAGCCCGGAACGTCAAAGGCTATTTTAATGATGGCTGACGGGAAAGAGGTGGTGTTGGAACAAGGGCAGAATTTGAATATTTTGTTGAATGAACGAGTACGGGTGGCTACCAGCAGTCAGGGAATCGTGTATGAAGAGCATGGAAAAGGAATGGTAACAGAAGAGTATAACAAGTTGACAACGCCTGTCGGGGGAGAGTATTCATTGGTATTATCGGATGGTACCAAGGTGTTTTTGAATGCGGATTCCGAATTGAAATATCCGGTAGAATTCAGTGACGGGAAACGGATCGTTGATTTGAAAGGAGAGGCCTATTTCGAGGTACATAAAGATAGCTTGCGTCCTTTTATCGTTCGAATGAACGGGGCGGAAGTGACTGTTCTGGGAACATCGTTTAACGTGAACACTTATGGTGATGACGGGCAGATCTACACGACGCTGGTGAACGGATCGGTTCGGGTGGCATCCATGAAGAACAAGCAGGAAGAGATTCTGAAACCGGGGATGCAGAGCGTGATGAATGTGCAGTCGGGACTATTGACCGTGAGAAAGGTGGATGTGGAGCCATACGTGGCTTGGAGGGAGGGACGGTTCGTGTTCCGGGCGATGACGCTGGATTTGATCATGCGCCAGTTGCAGCGTTGGTATGATTTCGAGGTGTTCTACCAGAATTCGGAACTGAAAGATTACGAATTCCGAGGTGTGATTAAGCGGGATATGGATTTGGATAAAGTGTTGTCCGTGATCAAGGCAACGACAAATGTTGATTTTGAAGTAAAAGGAAAAGTGATAACTATTATAAAACGTTAG
- a CDS encoding TlpA family protein disulfide reductase: MMKLIVCIVMTLTLSNVFGQESNNGKKLWADSFLNKKAPEFVVEEWISQQPKLKGKFILIDFWATWCGPCRKAIPELNEFAKKFGKKLVVIGISDETAEKVKEMKDPNIEYYSAVDTKGVMKKALGVKGIPHVILIDPKGIVRWEGFPFLQGHELTAEVIEKIMKKYK, encoded by the coding sequence ATGATGAAGTTAATTGTATGTATCGTAATGACGTTGACCCTGTCAAACGTCTTTGGACAAGAGTCCAATAACGGAAAAAAATTATGGGCAGACTCTTTTTTGAATAAGAAAGCCCCGGAATTTGTGGTGGAAGAGTGGATTTCCCAACAACCGAAATTGAAGGGTAAATTCATTCTGATTGACTTTTGGGCAACATGGTGTGGTCCGTGCCGGAAAGCTATTCCTGAATTAAACGAATTCGCTAAAAAGTTCGGGAAAAAGTTGGTCGTTATCGGAATTTCTGATGAAACTGCCGAGAAAGTGAAAGAGATGAAAGACCCGAATATTGAATATTATAGTGCAGTGGATACTAAAGGAGTAATGAAGAAAGCACTTGGGGTAAAGGGAATTCCTCACGTGATTTTGATTGATCCGAAAGGTATTGTTCGTTGGGAAGGGTTTCCTTTCCTGCAAGGACATGAGTTAACAGCTGAGGTTATCGAGAAAATAATGAAGAAATATAAATAG
- a CDS encoding SusC/RagA family TonB-linked outer membrane protein, whose amino-acid sequence MKKKRGVCMNSTFRKLFNLFRVMKIVILFMLIGLTHLSAEVRSQNASVSLRLKDATVEQVILEVEKQLKQDFFFSKKEVDVTKKISVNLNQATLDELVQVIFGEGFGYRLVDNLIVITPKTVVAKEEEKTVLMKGQVVDKGGDPLPGVTVLVEGTTVGCATDIDGKFSLPLPKELKDVVVVFRFVGMVTQKVKLADIKDKEILAGKKDLKVVMEEQTEKMDEVVVTGIFTRKKEGFTGSATQVSGEELKRMTSGNVLKALQMLDPGFKMNTSNLTGSNPNAIPDFQMRGQASMGNYQSDDVVVLRGDVNTRPNQPLFVLDGVIGVDATTIMDLDPEQVESITLLKDAAATVIYGSEAANGVVVVETKAPAPGKLRFTYNGNYELQWPDLSVYDLMNAEEKLRIEEMAGYYSYKDDLGLMNYYNNLRQEVLRGVNTYWLAEPVQTSFSHRHGLTVEGGDRTLRYKIYLGAKWAPGVMKESDLNTKTGKIDLNYRANKILINNSLSVDYSDGARTSPYGSFQEYARVNPYYRKTDSHGNIRQLLDDNRTGDGFGDVVAYYGTPTLNPLWNKQFESKDESRDFELREALKVEYLPIDNLRLSLDFTLTRKDGTVEIFKSAQHNDFYQESDPAKKGSYDWTKKEGTSYRLSLSGAYNKAFGDHLLAAYARYSINENSTKTTTFSMMGFPNDKLSEVHMGTEFEDTEGSENVARALAFMMTLNYSYKQRYALDYSMSVNASSEFGKNNRYAPFWSVGLRWNADRETFIKNLGIFEELILRGTYGITGSQGFTPYQSLQMYTYKNLMKTYKSSDVVGTEIYGLGNPDLKWQQTRNYNVSLDFSVLRNIVSARFEYYEKYTKNTLLDYSMAPSVGFSTMKENLGEISNKGYEVTLRLMPYSNPAKQAYWNIILNGARNKSKIEKISNALKVMNEKQMAEADKEDDLLNNPGMALEDKRKKHPLPRYENGYSQTTIWAVRSMGIDPQTGREVFLTRDGQLTNLYSSSDQVPVGDTEPKFQGAVSTTFTYKGFSLTLAGQYRWGGQVFNQTLIDKVENANLRQNADRIALYSRWQKPGDQVLFKAIDGDIYKEDTKESSRFVMDDNEFAFTTINLSYRMEASRYDWLKRVGISSATIGFYMEDICRFSTVKMERGIEYPFSRQASMSLSVTF is encoded by the coding sequence ATGAAAAAAAAACGAGGTGTGTGCATGAACAGCACATTCAGGAAACTTTTTAACCTATTTCGAGTGATGAAGATAGTGATTTTATTCATGCTGATAGGATTGACACATCTTTCAGCGGAGGTTCGAAGCCAGAATGCATCGGTTAGCTTGAGACTGAAAGATGCTACTGTTGAGCAGGTAATTTTGGAAGTCGAAAAGCAGTTGAAACAAGATTTCTTTTTCAGTAAAAAAGAAGTGGATGTGACAAAAAAGATTTCAGTGAATCTGAATCAAGCAACGTTAGATGAACTTGTACAGGTTATTTTCGGGGAGGGATTCGGTTATCGACTAGTGGATAACCTGATTGTAATTACCCCGAAAACAGTTGTTGCTAAAGAAGAAGAGAAAACCGTTCTGATGAAAGGACAAGTGGTGGATAAAGGAGGAGATCCTTTACCCGGAGTTACCGTTCTTGTTGAAGGTACAACGGTGGGATGTGCCACGGATATTGACGGGAAGTTTAGTCTTCCTTTGCCTAAGGAGCTGAAGGATGTGGTTGTTGTTTTCCGTTTTGTCGGGATGGTGACGCAAAAGGTGAAACTGGCAGATATTAAGGATAAAGAGATTCTGGCCGGTAAGAAGGATTTGAAGGTTGTGATGGAGGAGCAGACTGAAAAAATGGATGAAGTGGTAGTGACGGGTATTTTTACCCGGAAGAAAGAGGGTTTCACGGGTTCGGCTACACAAGTATCCGGAGAGGAACTGAAACGTATGACATCGGGTAACGTGCTGAAAGCGCTACAAATGCTGGATCCGGGTTTTAAAATGAATACGAGTAATCTGACGGGATCGAATCCGAATGCTATCCCTGATTTCCAGATGCGCGGTCAGGCAAGTATGGGAAATTACCAAAGTGATGACGTGGTCGTTTTGCGGGGTGACGTGAATACTCGTCCCAATCAACCTTTGTTTGTTTTGGATGGGGTGATTGGAGTTGATGCAACTACGATCATGGATCTTGATCCGGAACAGGTGGAATCAATTACTTTACTGAAAGATGCCGCTGCTACGGTTATTTATGGTTCAGAGGCTGCCAATGGGGTGGTAGTCGTGGAGACAAAAGCTCCTGCTCCTGGGAAGTTACGGTTTACATATAATGGAAATTATGAGTTACAATGGCCGGATTTGAGTGTTTATGATTTGATGAATGCGGAAGAGAAGTTACGGATAGAGGAAATGGCGGGATACTATTCTTATAAAGATGATTTGGGATTAATGAATTATTATAATAATCTTCGACAAGAAGTGTTGAGAGGGGTGAATACATATTGGCTTGCGGAACCGGTGCAAACCTCTTTTTCCCATCGGCATGGGCTGACCGTTGAAGGGGGAGACCGGACGTTACGTTATAAAATTTATTTGGGAGCTAAATGGGCACCTGGAGTGATGAAGGAGTCGGATCTGAACACGAAGACAGGGAAAATTGATTTGAATTATCGGGCGAATAAAATATTAATCAATAATTCTCTGTCGGTGGATTATTCTGACGGGGCTAGAACTTCTCCTTACGGGAGTTTTCAAGAATATGCTAGAGTAAACCCTTATTATCGTAAGACGGATAGTCATGGGAATATCCGGCAGTTGTTGGACGATAATCGTACGGGAGATGGGTTTGGTGATGTTGTGGCTTACTACGGTACCCCGACTTTGAATCCACTTTGGAATAAACAATTCGAATCGAAGGACGAGAGCCGGGATTTTGAGCTTCGGGAAGCGTTGAAGGTGGAATATTTACCGATTGATAATTTGCGTTTGAGTCTGGATTTTACATTAACACGGAAAGATGGGACAGTTGAGATTTTCAAATCAGCTCAGCATAATGATTTTTATCAAGAGTCGGATCCCGCTAAGAAAGGGTCATATGATTGGACCAAGAAGGAAGGAACTTCTTATCGTCTCAGTTTGTCCGGGGCGTATAATAAAGCATTTGGTGATCATTTGCTGGCAGCGTATGCTCGTTATAGCATAAACGAAAACTCTACGAAAACAACCACGTTTTCCATGATGGGTTTCCCGAATGATAAATTGAGTGAAGTGCATATGGGAACCGAGTTTGAAGATACGGAGGGTAGTGAGAATGTTGCTCGTGCTTTGGCTTTTATGATGACATTGAATTATTCCTACAAGCAACGGTATGCTCTTGATTATAGTATGAGTGTAAATGCTTCTTCGGAATTTGGTAAAAATAATCGTTATGCTCCTTTCTGGTCTGTCGGTTTACGGTGGAATGCAGATCGAGAGACATTCATCAAGAATTTAGGAATTTTCGAGGAATTGATTTTACGGGGAACTTATGGAATCACGGGGTCACAAGGTTTTACTCCTTATCAGTCCTTGCAGATGTACACTTATAAAAATTTGATGAAGACGTATAAGAGTTCGGATGTTGTAGGGACGGAGATATATGGTTTAGGGAATCCCGATTTGAAGTGGCAGCAGACGAGGAATTATAATGTGTCGTTGGATTTTTCTGTGTTACGTAATATCGTGAGTGCCCGGTTCGAGTATTATGAGAAATATACGAAAAATACTTTATTGGATTATTCTATGGCACCCTCGGTGGGTTTTTCAACGATGAAGGAAAATTTGGGAGAGATTTCCAATAAGGGATATGAGGTGACTTTGCGTTTAATGCCGTATAGTAATCCGGCCAAGCAAGCATATTGGAATATTATATTGAATGGTGCACGTAATAAATCAAAGATCGAGAAAATTTCGAACGCGTTGAAGGTGATGAATGAGAAACAGATGGCAGAGGCGGATAAAGAGGATGATCTGTTGAATAATCCGGGAATGGCCTTGGAAGATAAACGGAAAAAACATCCGTTGCCCCGTTATGAAAACGGTTATTCACAAACCACGATTTGGGCTGTTCGCTCCATGGGTATTGATCCTCAAACAGGACGGGAGGTATTTTTAACCCGGGACGGACAGTTGACCAACCTGTATTCTTCGTCCGATCAAGTTCCCGTGGGAGATACCGAACCTAAGTTTCAAGGAGCAGTGTCAACAACTTTTACTTATAAAGGTTTCAGTTTGACGCTTGCCGGACAATACCGTTGGGGTGGGCAGGTGTTTAACCAAACGTTGATTGATAAGGTTGAGAATGCTAATTTGCGACAAAATGCAGACCGGATAGCTTTATATAGTCGTTGGCAAAAACCGGGAGACCAAGTCTTGTTCAAAGCTATTGACGGGGATATTTATAAGGAGGATACAAAAGAGAGTTCACGTTTCGTGATGGATGACAATGAGTTTGCGTTTACCACGATTAATTTATCCTACCGGATGGAAGCTTCGAGATATGATTGGTTGAAACGTGTGGGGATTAGTTCTGCAACGATTGGTTTCTATATGGAGGATATTTGTCGTTTTTCAACAGTGAAAATGGAACGGGGAATAGAATATCCATTCTCACGTCAGGCTTCCATGTCTTTAAGTGTGACTTTCTAA
- a CDS encoding efflux RND transporter permease subunit, producing MSLSSTCIKRPVLATVLNLILVIVGSIGLLYLGVRDYPSVDPPVISVSTSFVGANADVIETQITEPLESAINGIQGIRSLSSTSRDGQSRITIEFELSVDLETAANDVRDKVSGTLRRLPQDIDPPTVYKADADAQPIFAVSLRSGQRSLIDLSGYAERYYKERLQTIPGVSSVDIWGEKRYSVRLRMDPALLAAHRLTPMDVQSAVEKENIELPSGRVEGDNTELTIRTLGRLMSIEDFNNLVISREGSKIVRFKDIGVAEVDAENTRSIAKRNGLPMVMCALIPQPGANYIDIADRAYLVMQDLEKDLPEDIDATIAFDNTVFIRSSINEVEDTIFEAFLLVVLIIFLFLRSWRTTLIPVLAIPVSLIASFFIMYVAGFTINILTLLAVVLAIGLVVDDAIVVMENIFTKIEQGMSPLQAGFKGSNEIFFAVIATTVVLVAVFFPIVFLEGTTGRLFREFSVVIAGAVVVSSFVALTFTPMISTKLLTRNATQNWFYRKTEPFFEGMNRVYRRWLQRFLKVRYWSIIILGASGVAIYFLWLLIPSEMAPLEDRSNIRLNSVAPEGATYEYMARYADEISTFVEQTVPEQEKVIQFIGGGQTNRASLQLWLVDADKRKRTQQEIADELAIDVRQFTGGRTLVSQQQTFGGRRGGLPVEYVIQAKNLDDLKAILPIFMDEVNKSSVFSASDLNLKFTKPELTINIDRDKAASMGVSVQDIARTLQLTMSEQRVGYYIMNGKQYQILSQLERQDRNKPSDLKGIYVRNNNGDLIHLDNLITTSESSMPPQLYRYDRFVSATVSAGLAKGVTLSQGLEEMDRIAGEVLSDDFKTTLSGTSKDFVESSSSLMFAFMLALVFIYLVLAAQFESFRDPLIIMFTVPLALIGAMVALWYFGQTMNIFSQIGIIMLVGLVSKNGILIVEFANQRKLAGLSMREAIEDSAVSRLRPILMTSLSTVLGILPMAMATGAGAESRVAMGIAVVGGMVCSTLLTLFVIPAIYTYLSSKKVKIIEEIED from the coding sequence ATGAGTTTATCTTCAACCTGTATAAAGCGTCCGGTGCTGGCAACCGTGTTAAACTTGATTTTGGTCATTGTCGGTTCTATCGGGTTGCTATATTTAGGCGTGCGTGACTACCCTAGCGTGGACCCCCCGGTAATATCCGTGTCGACCTCGTTCGTGGGGGCTAACGCCGATGTTATTGAAACACAAATTACCGAGCCTTTGGAGTCGGCCATTAATGGTATACAGGGAATCCGTTCGTTAAGTAGTACGAGCCGTGATGGACAAAGCCGGATCACGATAGAATTCGAATTAAGCGTGGATTTGGAAACGGCAGCTAATGACGTCCGGGACAAAGTTTCCGGAACGTTACGTCGGTTACCGCAGGATATAGATCCCCCGACCGTGTACAAGGCAGATGCGGATGCTCAACCTATTTTTGCTGTTTCTTTGCGTAGTGGTCAACGTTCGTTGATTGATCTGAGCGGATATGCCGAACGCTATTACAAAGAACGGTTACAGACCATCCCCGGCGTGAGTAGCGTGGATATTTGGGGAGAAAAACGTTATTCCGTGCGTTTGCGTATGGACCCGGCTTTACTGGCAGCACATCGGTTGACCCCGATGGACGTGCAGTCTGCCGTTGAAAAAGAGAATATCGAATTACCTTCCGGGCGAGTGGAAGGAGACAATACCGAGTTGACAATTCGTACTTTGGGACGATTAATGTCTATCGAGGATTTCAACAATCTGGTCATTTCGAGAGAAGGATCAAAAATTGTCCGTTTTAAAGATATTGGTGTGGCGGAAGTGGATGCCGAGAACACCCGGAGTATAGCCAAACGTAACGGCCTTCCCATGGTGATGTGTGCTTTGATTCCCCAGCCGGGAGCAAACTACATTGATATTGCAGACCGGGCTTATCTCGTGATGCAGGATTTGGAAAAGGACCTGCCGGAAGATATTGATGCCACGATAGCTTTCGACAACACGGTATTCATCCGGAGTTCAATCAACGAGGTGGAGGACACGATTTTCGAGGCTTTCCTCTTGGTTGTTTTGATCATTTTCCTTTTCTTGCGGAGTTGGCGGACGACGTTAATTCCTGTTCTGGCAATCCCCGTGTCATTGATTGCATCCTTTTTCATTATGTACGTGGCCGGGTTTACCATCAATATATTGACCTTGCTGGCTGTCGTGCTGGCCATCGGTTTGGTGGTTGATGATGCTATTGTGGTCATGGAGAATATATTCACGAAAATAGAGCAAGGAATGTCCCCGTTGCAGGCGGGATTCAAAGGATCAAACGAGATATTTTTTGCCGTTATCGCGACAACAGTGGTGTTGGTGGCCGTGTTCTTCCCGATCGTTTTCTTGGAAGGAACCACGGGGCGTTTGTTCCGTGAATTTAGTGTGGTGATTGCCGGAGCCGTAGTGGTTTCCTCTTTCGTGGCGTTGACATTTACACCGATGATCTCCACGAAATTATTGACCCGGAATGCCACGCAAAACTGGTTTTACCGGAAAACAGAACCTTTTTTCGAGGGAATGAACCGGGTGTACCGTCGTTGGTTACAGCGATTCTTGAAAGTCCGTTATTGGTCAATCATTATACTCGGGGCTTCCGGTGTAGCTATTTATTTCCTGTGGTTATTGATTCCCTCGGAAATGGCACCTTTGGAGGACCGTTCGAATATTCGTTTGAATTCTGTCGCTCCGGAAGGAGCTACCTACGAGTATATGGCCCGTTACGCGGATGAAATTTCAACCTTTGTGGAACAAACCGTGCCGGAACAAGAGAAAGTGATTCAATTCATCGGGGGAGGACAAACAAACCGTGCAAGTTTACAATTATGGTTGGTTGATGCAGACAAGCGGAAACGGACTCAACAGGAGATTGCCGACGAGTTAGCTATAGACGTGCGTCAGTTTACAGGAGGCCGAACGTTGGTTTCCCAGCAACAGACCTTCGGTGGCCGGCGGGGAGGACTTCCGGTGGAATACGTAATCCAAGCGAAAAATCTGGATGATTTGAAGGCGATATTACCTATTTTCATGGACGAGGTGAACAAGAGTTCGGTATTTTCGGCATCTGATTTGAATTTGAAGTTCACGAAACCGGAGTTGACCATTAATATTGATCGGGACAAGGCTGCCAGTATGGGGGTTTCCGTGCAGGATATTGCCAGAACACTTCAGTTGACCATGAGTGAGCAACGGGTGGGTTACTACATCATGAATGGAAAACAGTACCAGATACTTTCCCAGTTGGAGCGTCAAGATCGAAACAAACCGAGTGACTTGAAAGGAATATACGTGCGGAATAACAATGGCGACTTGATTCATCTGGATAATCTGATCACAACGTCCGAAAGTTCCATGCCGCCACAGTTATATCGTTATGACCGTTTCGTGTCGGCAACCGTTTCTGCCGGACTGGCAAAAGGCGTGACCCTTTCTCAAGGACTGGAAGAGATGGATCGTATTGCAGGAGAGGTATTGAGCGATGACTTTAAAACCACGTTATCTGGAACGTCCAAGGACTTCGTGGAAAGTTCTTCCAGTTTGATGTTCGCTTTCATGTTGGCGTTGGTATTTATTTATTTGGTACTTGCTGCGCAGTTCGAAAGTTTCCGTGATCCGTTAATCATCATGTTTACCGTTCCGTTGGCATTGATCGGGGCTATGGTTGCTTTGTGGTATTTTGGGCAGACCATGAACATTTTCAGCCAGATCGGTATCATCATGTTGGTCGGGTTGGTTTCGAAGAACGGTATCTTGATCGTGGAATTTGCCAACCAGCGTAAGTTAGCCGGTTTGTCCATGCGTGAGGCGATCGAGGATTCGGCCGTGTCTCGTTTACGTCCGATCCTGATGACGAGTTTGTCTACCGTGTTAGGTATTCTTCCGATGGCAATGGCCACGGGTGCGGGAGCTGAGAGCCGTGTTGCCATGGGTATCGCTGTAGTGGGGGGTATGGTATGTTCCACCCTGTTGACACTTTTCGTGATCCCGGCTATTTACACTTACCTCTCCTCGAAAAAAGTAAAAATAATAGAAGAGATAGAAGATTGA